A genomic stretch from Hemibagrus wyckioides isolate EC202008001 linkage group LG18, SWU_Hwy_1.0, whole genome shotgun sequence includes:
- the LOC131369324 gene encoding olfactory receptor 12D3-like yields the protein MENGSYRYEILKIEGLRVTRYSAYPVFVLLFLIYVFIMVSNLGIVMMIAMEKALHKPMYLLFCNLHVSDALSATVVLPGLLKDILVESERYISYVACALQAFGVHSLGTSAHTILIIMAFDRYVAICNPLRYHTIMTNKMVVMLSVIAWLIATIPVGAALAMTIRLSQCTSVISNPYCDNASLFKLSCENLLLNQVYGLLSAVMLWSLSISCISITYLKIAYVCFKNRSSTLKSKAIKTCSTHLIVYLIFLGCGSTVIILHRFAAYEEFRYLASILFHIVPRSLNPVIYGLQNKEIRQGLKQIVQRKKVIPR from the coding sequence ATGGAAAACGGTTCATACAGATATGAAATTCTCAAGATCGAAGGATTGCGGGTCACACGTTACTCGGCTTATCCGGTGTTCGTTCTTCTTTTCTTGATCTATGTGTTCATTATGGTATCTAATCTTGGCATTGTCATGATGATAGCAATGGAGAAAGCTCTTCACAAACCAATGTACCTTCTTTTCTGTAACCTCCATGTGAGTGATGCGCTCAGTGCCACTGTTGTACTGCCTGGTTTACTCAAAGACATTCTGGTTGAATCTGAAAGGTATATCAGCTACGTCGCTTGTGCACTTCAAGCCTTTGGGGTTCACTCTTTGGGCACAAGCGCACACACTATATTAATAATCATGGCTTTCGACAGGTACGTGGCCATATGTAACCCGTTAAGATACCACACTATAATGACTAACAAAATGGTTGTAATGTTATCTGTAATTGCGTGGCTAATTGCTACTATTCCAGTTGGGGCCGCATTGGCCATGACTATAAGGCTCTCTCAATGTACTTCAGTAATCTCAAATCCCTACTGTGACAATGCTTCTCTGTTTAAACTGTCATGTGAGAATCTGTTACTAAATCAGGTCTATGGCTTGCTTTCAGCCGTCATGCTTTGGAGTCTGTCAATATCATGTATCAGCATTACTTATCTAAAGATTGCATACGTTTGTTTTAAAAATCGAAGCAGCACACTGAAGAGCAAGGCTATAAAAACATGCAGCACCCATCTGATTGTGTATCTCATTTTCCTGGGATGTGGCTCCACTGTAATTATTTTGCACCGCTTTGCAGCTTATGAGGAATTCCGATATCTGGCCAGTATCTTATTTCATATTGTTCCTAGAAGCCTCAACCCTGTCATATACGGCCTTCAGAACAAAGAAATACGACAGGGGCTCAAGCAGATTGTCCAGAGGAAGAAAGTGATTCCAAGATGA
- the LOC131369321 gene encoding olfactory receptor 52N5-like has protein sequence MENGSYRYEILKIEGLRVTRYSAYPVFVLLFLIYVFIMVSNLGIVMMIAMEKALHKPMYLLFCNLPVSDALSATVVLPGLLKDILVESERYISYVACALQAFGVHSLSTSAHTILIIMAFDRYVAICNPLRYHTIMTNKMVVKLSVIAWLIATIPVGAVLALSIRLSQCTSVISNPYCDNPSLFKLSCENLLLNQVFGLLSAVMLWSLSISCISITYLKIAYVCFKNRSSTLKSKAIKTCSTHLIVYLIFLGCGSTVIILHRFAAYEELRNLASILFHIVPTSLNPVIYGLQTKEIRQGLQQIVQRRKMIPG, from the coding sequence ATGGAAAACGGTTCATACAGATATGAAATTCTCAAGATCGAAGGATTGCGGGTCACACGTTACTCGGCTTATCCGGTGTTCGTTCTTCTTTTCTTGATCTATGTGTTCATTATGGTATCTAATCTTGGCATTGTCATGATGATAGCAATGGAGAAAGCTCTTCACAAACCAATGTACCTTCTTTTCTGTAACCTCCCTGTGAGTGATGCGCTCAGTGCCACTGTTGTACTGCCTGGTTTACTCAAAGACATTCTGGTTGAATCTGAAAGGTATATCAGCTACGTCGCTTGTGCACTTCAAGCCTTTGGGGTTCATTCGTTGAGTACAAGCGCACACACTATATTAATAATCATGGCTTTCGACAGGTACGTGGCCATATGTAACCCGTTAAGATACCACACTATAATGACTAACAAAATGGTTGTAAAGTTGTCTGTAATTGCGTGGCTAATTGCTACCATTCCAGTAGGGGCTGTATTGGCCCTGTCTATTAGGCTCTCTCAATGTACTTCAGTAATCTCAAATCCCTACTGTGACAATCCTTCTCTGTTTAAACTGTCATGTGAGAATCTGTTACTAAATCAGGTCTTTGGCTTGCTTTCTGCCGTCATGCTTTGGAGTCTGTCAATATCATGTATCAGCATTACTTATCTAAAGATTGCATACGTTTGTTTTAAAAATCGAAGCAGCACACTGAAGAGCAAGGCTATAAAAACATGCAGCACCCATCTGATTGTGTATCTCATTTTCCTGGGATGTGGCTCCACTGTAATTATTTTGCACCGCTTTGCAGCTTATGAGGAACTCCGAAATCTGGCCAGTATCTTATTTCATATTGTTCCTACAAGCCTCAACCCTGTCATATACGGCCTTCAGACCAAAGAAATACGACAGGGGCTCCAGCAGATTGTCCAGAGGAGGAAAATGATTCCAGGATGA